DNA sequence from the Malus sylvestris chromosome 10, drMalSylv7.2, whole genome shotgun sequence genome:
CTAGAGGGCACACGAAACAATGGACATGCAACACTACAAAATCTATTGAACCCTATCTTCTCAATGGTACTAAATGGTACCTTATTAAGAACAATCATCTCTACACATGCTTCCAAACAATCGGATTGGTTAAACTCCCTATTAACCAAAGTTTTACCTCATTTCTTCTCCTCATAaagaagttttttatttttcctcaaGTTGGCTTGATAATATTTACATTGTCGATTAAGATGTTTTCTCATTCCGGATGTACCATTAGTGCTTGAATCGGCCTCATAGTCACCATCATTTGTATGTTCCGGGCAATAGACACATTTAGCCCTAAGTCTTACATGTGGAACCATTACTAGTTCATCATTTTCATCTTTTGCAACGTTCCCTTCTCGAATCTTAAGGCTTACTAGGGTCTTAACTTGATAAGGCCTAAAGTGCTCCCAAACCTTGCTACGTTTACCTTGTAGGAGTTGGGAGACACTTACCTCCTCTTGATCTCCTTCACTTTCGGTCTCACATTTGCTTCCCCCCGATTCATATTCCAAATCAATTGCATCATCTACAGAATCTACACGGTTCAAAGCCTGCATCCaatcaatacaaaatattaattacaattacaattacaagtcaATCTAGCAAAACTCCTATTAATAATCATCAAAGATCAAAGCCCCAGCAGCAAATTactcaaccaaaaccataaaaacacaaactaaatatgtGAATAATCACCAATTGAATATGTGAAAAGTGTAGTCATGAAAAATGCAACTAATAG
Encoded proteins:
- the LOC126587010 gene encoding uncharacterized protein LOC126587010: MALNRVDSVDDAIDLEYESGGSKCETESEGDQEEVSVSQLLQGKRSKVWEHFRPYQVKTLVSLKIREGNVAKDENDELVMVPHVRLRAKCVYCPEHTNDGDYEADSSTNGTSGMRKHLNRQCKYYQANLRKNKKLLYEEKK